In uncultured Bacteroides sp., one genomic interval encodes:
- a CDS encoding C10 family peptidase, which yields MYKHEQVGPLLSTQWHQNAPFNNLCGGKPAGCGPIAVAQVMKYYQYPHSFVLNGYAFNWNTIPEDSQSNSDQDALVKLVASFTNTHYDSFGSWTTPDDMKDGIRSLGYNVTKASHNFEKVETELFRNRPVIMGGNDDNVPLPEPLDYIGSSHYWVCDGAHRITTNQMYYFTIWQPNGNGTFTTGWHSMDSPGVLGGLVYLYFHMNWGWNGNHDGWFAFESANSGNGDFEHSRLDFYITKP from the coding sequence ATCTATAAGCACGAACAAGTTGGGCCTTTACTATCCACGCAATGGCATCAGAATGCGCCTTTCAACAACTTGTGCGGCGGCAAACCCGCCGGTTGTGGGCCTATAGCAGTGGCCCAAGTCATGAAGTATTATCAGTATCCTCACTCGTTCGTATTGAATGGTTATGCTTTCAACTGGAACACTATCCCCGAAGATTCACAATCAAACTCAGACCAAGATGCTCTGGTAAAGCTTGTCGCCAGTTTTACAAATACACACTATGATTCTTTCGGTTCTTGGACTACTCCCGATGATATGAAAGACGGTATCAGAAGTTTGGGCTACAATGTTACAAAAGCCAGCCATAACTTCGAGAAAGTAGAGACTGAACTCTTCAGAAACAGACCCGTTATAATGGGAGGCAATGATGATAATGTTCCTCTCCCCGAACCTTTAGATTATATTGGTAGTAGCCACTATTGGGTTTGCGATGGTGCACACAGGATAACTACAAACCAGATGTACTATTTTACAATATGGCAACCCAACGGAAACGGGACTTTCACTACGGGCTGGCATTCGATGGATTCTCCGGGCGTATTGGGCGGACTAGTTTATTTGTATTTCCATATGAACTGGGGATGGAATGGAAATCACGATGGATGGTTTGCTTTCGAGAGTGCAAACTCAGGTAATGGTGATTTCGAACATTCAAGACTGGACTTTTATATTACTAAACCATAA
- the rpoN gene encoding RNA polymerase factor sigma-54 translates to MAQGTHQIQSQQQVQTLSPQQILVVKLLELPAVELEDRIRAEILENPALEEGESDSSAEDNLDKNGLDDDSFSDSNEDYSLGDYLTDDDIPDYKLQESSRSKEERAEDIPFSEVTSFYEILKEQLGERNLTEHQLELAEYLIGSLDDDGLLRKSLYNISDELAIYGGIDASEKELENVLNIIQDFDPAGIGARNLQECLLIQIKRKEDSYTKQNEINIIEKCYEEFTRKHWDKIMQRLNLSEEDFQEALQEITKLNPRPGSSMGEAIGRNLQQIVPDFIVDTFDDGIIILNLNNKNVPELRMNRNFMDMLDEHTRNKQNQSKDSKNAMLFLKQKIDAAQGFIEAVKQRQNTLITTMQAIIDVQRPFFLEGDESLLKPMILKDIADRTGLDISTISRVSNSKYVQTNFGIFSLKFFFGEGFTTEDGGEMSSREIRRILKEHIDNEDKKKPLTDDELTEILKKEGFPIARRTVAKYRQQMNIPVARLRK, encoded by the coding sequence ATGGCCCAAGGTACTCATCAGATACAGTCTCAGCAGCAGGTGCAGACCCTCTCACCGCAGCAAATTCTGGTTGTTAAACTGCTGGAATTGCCGGCAGTGGAACTGGAAGATCGCATTCGTGCCGAGATTCTGGAAAATCCGGCTCTCGAAGAAGGAGAATCGGATAGTTCTGCTGAAGATAATTTAGATAAAAACGGTCTGGATGATGATTCTTTTTCAGATTCAAACGAGGATTATTCATTGGGTGATTATCTAACAGATGATGATATTCCCGATTATAAGCTCCAGGAAAGTAGCCGCTCAAAAGAGGAACGTGCAGAAGATATTCCATTTTCTGAGGTTACCTCATTCTATGAAATACTAAAAGAACAGTTAGGAGAACGTAACCTGACTGAGCACCAGCTTGAATTAGCCGAATATCTCATAGGTTCTCTTGATGATGACGGACTTCTGAGAAAAAGCTTATATAATATTTCTGACGAGTTGGCAATTTATGGTGGAATTGATGCCAGCGAGAAAGAGTTAGAGAATGTGCTTAATATTATCCAGGATTTTGATCCTGCCGGTATTGGTGCCCGAAATCTACAGGAATGCCTGCTTATTCAGATAAAACGGAAAGAAGATTCATACACAAAACAAAATGAGATTAATATCATTGAAAAGTGTTATGAAGAATTTACCCGTAAGCATTGGGATAAAATTATGCAGAGGCTTAACCTTTCTGAAGAAGATTTTCAGGAAGCACTTCAGGAAATAACCAAACTAAATCCTCGTCCGGGCAGCTCTATGGGTGAAGCTATAGGAAGAAACCTGCAGCAAATTGTACCCGATTTTATTGTAGATACGTTTGATGATGGAATTATTATATTAAATCTCAACAACAAAAATGTTCCTGAATTGCGTATGAATCGTAATTTTATGGATATGTTGGATGAGCACACCCGAAATAAACAGAATCAGTCAAAAGACTCTAAAAATGCAATGCTTTTTCTGAAACAGAAAATTGATGCAGCTCAGGGTTTTATTGAAGCGGTCAAACAAAGACAAAATACACTCATCACAACGATGCAAGCTATTATTGATGTGCAACGACCGTTTTTCCTTGAAGGAGACGAATCTTTACTGAAACCAATGATTCTCAAAGATATTGCAGATCGTACTGGTTTGGATATATCAACAATATCTCGTGTAAGTAACAGTAAATACGTACAGACAAACTTTGGAATCTTTTCTCTTAAATTCTTTTTCGGAGAAGGATTTACTACGGAAGATGGTGGAGAAATGTCATCCAGAGAGATTAGAAGAATTTTGAAAGAACATATTGATAACGAAGATAAGAAGAAACCTTTAACTGATGATGAATTGACTGAGATTCTGAAAAAAGAAGGTTTCCCCATTGCCCGCCGTACTGTTGCCAAATACAGACAGCAGATGAATATACCTGTGGCAAGGCTTAGAAAATAA
- the gcvH gene encoding glycine cleavage system protein GcvH yields the protein MNFPEQLKYTNEHEWIRLDGEFAYVGITDYAQEQLGDIVFVDIPSVGDTLAQGEVFGTIEVVKTISDLFLPVSGEIVEMNESLEDNPELVNSEPYDKGWIIKIKPSDLSEFDSLLDASAYRNLINE from the coding sequence ATGAACTTTCCAGAACAATTGAAGTACACAAACGAACACGAATGGATTCGTTTAGATGGAGAATTTGCTTACGTAGGTATAACAGACTATGCACAAGAACAATTGGGTGACATTGTTTTTGTTGATATACCAAGTGTAGGCGATACCCTAGCTCAAGGAGAAGTATTTGGAACAATTGAAGTAGTGAAAACTATTTCAGATTTATTCCTTCCAGTTTCCGGTGAAATTGTTGAAATGAACGAATCTTTGGAAGATAATCCTGAATTAGTAAACTCTGAACCGTATGATAAAGGATGGATTATTAAGATAAAGCCATCAGATCTGTCTGAGTTCGACTCATTACTTGATGCGTCAGCATATCGTAACTTAATTAATGAATAA
- a CDS encoding 4-hydroxy-3-methylbut-2-en-1-yl diphosphate synthase: MDYFNYSRRESSVVNIGGTSLGDKNPIRIQSMTNTSTQDTEACVAQAKRIVDAGGEYVRLTTQGIKEAENLMNINIALRQAGYMVPLVADVHFNPKVADVAAQYAEKVRINPGNYVDAARTFKKLEYTDEEYALELQKIRDRFVPFLNICKENYTAIRIGVNHGSLSDRIMSRYGDTPEGIVESCMEFLRICVEENFTAVVISIKASNTVVMVRTVRLLVATMEKEGMNFPLHLGVTEAGDGEDGRIKSALGIGALLSDGIGDTIRVSLSEDPEYEIPVARKLVDYVAARADHQYIPGIAASEFDYLSPSRRKTFAVKNIGGDNLPVVIAEHFDGKTDYNPLFTPDYIYAGRELPAKSISEVGYILDGDVWKGEENTYPAFNFNSIDALRKSEAELNFLFLPFMALTEELAEELKEMKNVVIISQSNHQNKLGEHRALVHQLMSAGCEHPVVFFQYYTENDSEDLQIKSAADMGALVFDGFCDGIFIFNQGELSHSVVDAIAFGILQAGRIRTSKTEYISCPGCGRTLFDLQSTIARVKAATSHLTGLKIGIMGCIVNGPGEMADADYGYVGAGRGRISLYKKKECIEKNIPEEEAVEKLIELIKANGDYVEKV; this comes from the coding sequence ATGGACTATTTTAATTATTCCCGTCGTGAATCATCAGTTGTTAATATAGGAGGAACTTCTCTTGGAGATAAAAATCCTATCCGCATACAGTCAATGACAAATACTTCCACACAAGACACGGAAGCATGTGTGGCTCAGGCAAAGAGAATTGTCGATGCCGGAGGTGAGTATGTCCGCCTTACCACTCAAGGTATAAAGGAGGCTGAGAATCTGATGAATATAAATATCGCTTTAAGACAAGCAGGATATATGGTTCCTTTGGTAGCCGATGTTCATTTCAATCCTAAAGTGGCCGACGTGGCAGCACAATATGCCGAGAAGGTAAGGATCAATCCAGGTAATTATGTGGATGCTGCACGTACTTTTAAGAAACTAGAGTACACTGATGAGGAATATGCTTTGGAATTACAAAAAATACGCGATCGTTTTGTTCCTTTCCTGAATATCTGCAAGGAAAATTATACTGCAATCCGCATAGGCGTTAATCACGGATCTTTATCAGACCGTATTATGAGCCGCTACGGTGATACTCCCGAAGGTATAGTTGAATCGTGTATGGAATTTCTACGTATTTGTGTAGAAGAGAACTTTACTGCTGTTGTTATCTCCATAAAAGCATCCAATACGGTTGTAATGGTAAGAACCGTTCGTCTTTTAGTTGCTACCATGGAGAAAGAAGGAATGAACTTCCCACTACACCTTGGAGTAACTGAAGCTGGAGATGGTGAAGACGGAAGAATAAAATCTGCTTTGGGAATTGGTGCACTATTGTCAGATGGTATTGGTGATACTATCCGTGTATCTCTTAGTGAAGATCCCGAATACGAAATACCGGTAGCCCGCAAACTTGTTGATTATGTTGCAGCAAGAGCCGACCATCAGTATATACCGGGCATTGCAGCTTCGGAATTTGATTACCTTTCTCCTTCAAGACGAAAAACCTTTGCTGTAAAGAACATTGGTGGAGATAACCTTCCTGTGGTAATTGCCGAGCATTTTGATGGCAAAACAGACTATAATCCTTTGTTTACCCCCGATTATATTTATGCAGGCCGTGAACTTCCGGCTAAATCTATCTCGGAAGTTGGTTATATATTGGATGGCGATGTGTGGAAAGGAGAAGAAAATACCTATCCAGCATTTAATTTTAATAGCATTGACGCACTCCGAAAATCGGAAGCAGAGCTTAACTTCCTTTTCCTTCCATTTATGGCATTAACGGAAGAACTAGCAGAAGAACTGAAAGAAATGAAAAACGTTGTTATCATTTCTCAGAGCAACCATCAGAACAAGTTAGGCGAGCATCGTGCATTGGTACATCAGTTAATGTCGGCAGGCTGCGAACATCCGGTTGTATTCTTCCAATACTATACCGAAAACGATTCAGAAGACTTGCAGATAAAGTCTGCTGCCGACATGGGAGCACTTGTATTTGATGGCTTTTGCGATGGTATCTTTATATTTAATCAAGGAGAGTTAAGTCATTCAGTAGTCGATGCCATTGCATTCGGAATTTTGCAGGCCGGACGTATTCGCACAAGTAAAACCGAATATATATCATGCCCAGGATGCGGACGAACACTTTTTGATCTGCAATCTACCATAGCCCGTGTAAAAGCAGCAACCAGTCACCTTACCGGTTTAAAAATTGGTATTATGGGCTGCATCGTTAACGGTCCGGGAGAAATGGCCGATGCCGATTATGGTTATGTTGGTGCCGGTCGTGGCAGAATAAGCCTATACAAAAAGAAAGAATGTATTGAAAAAAATATCCCTGAAGAAGAAGCTGTAGAAAAGCTTATTGAACTTATAAAGGCTAATGGGGATTATGTTGAGAAGGTGTAA
- a CDS encoding S41 family peptidase, whose protein sequence is MKNFLLKKIAILAGIVVLGLTFSSFKDDDKNFQVTKNLDVFNSIFKELDMFYVDTIKPGKSIRTGIDAMLEALDPYTEYYAEEDMGDLNLMIKGSYGGIGSVISYYKGRVVIDEPYENMPAAKLGLKPGDVLLEIDGKDLKGKSVAQVSELLKGQIGTTFILKVERQGVKKPLEFKLTRESIQIPAVPYYNVEANNTGYIQLSSFTGKPAKEFKDAFLALKKRGITSLIIDLRNNGGGLLDEAVEIANMFLPKGKEIVYTRGKMKQWDRSYKTSHDPIDPNIPITVLVNNGSASASEILAGAFQDLDRAVIIGTRTFGKGLVQTTRNLPYGGNLKLTTAKYYIPSGRCVQAIDYKHRNEDGSVGRVPDSLTTVFHTAAGREVRDGGGITPDMEIKAEKTPNILYYLIIDKKIFEYANDYCVKHPTIPSAQEFALTDDDYKAFKEMVSKSDFKYDRQSDKVLKNLKEVAEFEGYMDDASEEFKALEKKLSHNLDRDLDHFSKNIKSLISAEIVKRYYYQKGAITQQLKNDDELVKAIDLLNNPEKYNGLLSPSKGKQEQKTTAEVK, encoded by the coding sequence ATGAAAAATTTCCTTCTTAAAAAGATCGCCATCCTGGCCGGAATCGTTGTGCTGGGACTTACATTTTCAAGCTTTAAAGATGATGATAAGAATTTTCAGGTAACTAAAAACCTGGATGTATTCAATTCTATTTTTAAGGAGTTGGACATGTTTTATGTAGATACTATCAAACCGGGCAAAAGTATTCGTACCGGAATTGATGCCATGCTTGAAGCATTAGACCCCTACACGGAATATTACGCAGAAGAGGATATGGGTGATCTTAATCTGATGATTAAAGGAAGTTACGGCGGTATAGGTTCAGTTATCTCTTACTATAAAGGAAGAGTAGTTATTGATGAGCCTTATGAAAACATGCCTGCTGCTAAATTGGGACTGAAACCAGGAGATGTTCTTCTTGAGATTGACGGAAAAGATTTGAAAGGTAAATCTGTAGCTCAGGTCAGTGAGTTATTAAAAGGACAGATTGGTACTACTTTTATTCTTAAAGTAGAGCGCCAAGGGGTAAAGAAACCATTGGAATTTAAGCTGACTCGTGAGTCAATCCAGATTCCTGCAGTGCCATATTATAACGTTGAAGCAAATAATACAGGATATATTCAGTTAAGCTCTTTCACCGGAAAGCCTGCAAAAGAATTTAAAGATGCTTTTCTTGCTTTGAAAAAGAGAGGTATTACTTCACTGATTATCGACCTTCGTAACAATGGCGGTGGATTATTGGATGAAGCTGTTGAAATAGCTAATATGTTCCTTCCTAAAGGGAAAGAGATTGTATATACCCGTGGAAAAATGAAGCAATGGGATAGAAGTTATAAAACTTCCCACGATCCTATTGATCCAAACATCCCTATTACTGTTTTAGTAAATAACGGATCGGCTTCGGCATCCGAAATTCTGGCCGGCGCATTCCAGGATCTGGACCGTGCTGTAATAATCGGAACAAGAACATTTGGAAAGGGACTGGTACAAACCACAAGAAATCTGCCTTACGGCGGCAACCTTAAACTTACTACAGCAAAATATTATATTCCTAGCGGACGTTGCGTTCAGGCAATCGATTACAAGCATCGCAATGAAGACGGTAGCGTAGGTCGCGTTCCCGACAGCCTTACCACTGTTTTCCATACAGCTGCAGGCAGAGAAGTTCGTGACGGCGGAGGTATTACTCCTGATATGGAAATTAAAGCTGAAAAAACTCCAAATATTCTTTATTATCTAATAATAGACAAAAAGATTTTTGAATATGCCAACGACTATTGCGTAAAGCACCCAACCATTCCTTCAGCACAAGAGTTTGCATTAACAGACGATGATTATAAAGCTTTCAAGGAAATGGTAAGCAAATCAGATTTTAAATACGATCGTCAAAGCGACAAGGTTCTTAAAAACCTGAAAGAGGTTGCCGAATTCGAAGGATACATGGACGATGCATCGGAAGAGTTCAAAGCCTTGGAAAAGAAGTTAAGTCATAATCTTGACCGCGACCTGGATCATTTTTCAAAAAACATCAAATCGCTTATTTCAGCAGAGATTGTTAAGCGCTACTATTATCAGAAAGGCGCTATTACTCAGCAACTAAAGAATGACGATGAGCTGGTAAAAGCTATTGATTTACTTAATAATCCAGAAAAATATAACGGTTTATTGAGTCCTTCAAAAGGAAAACAAGAACAAAAAACTACGGCCGAAGTAAAATAA
- a CDS encoding adenosine kinase has product MDKIIGLGNALVDVLATLKDDSILHEMGLPKGSMQLIDETKLQQINDRFSQMKTHLATGGSAGNAILGLASLGAGTGFIGKVGNDKFGDFYRENLLKNNIEEKLLTGDMPSGVASTFISPDGERTFGTYLGAAASLKAEDLTIDLFKGYSYLFIEGYLVQDHEMILHAIKLAKEAGLQICLDLASYNVVENDLEFFTLLIDKYVDIVFANEEEAKSFTGKEPEEALDIIAKKCSIAIVKIGAKGSYIKKGTEEVHAKAIQVNNVVDTTGAGDFFAAGFLYGLTCGYGLEKCANIGSVLSGNVIQVVGTNLPKQQWDEIKLNINTIISQ; this is encoded by the coding sequence ATGGATAAAATAATTGGTTTAGGCAATGCCCTTGTAGACGTTCTTGCGACATTAAAAGACGACAGTATACTTCACGAAATGGGATTACCCAAAGGAAGCATGCAATTGATTGATGAGACTAAGCTTCAGCAAATTAACGATAGATTTTCTCAGATGAAGACCCACCTGGCAACTGGTGGATCGGCCGGAAATGCAATCTTAGGATTGGCAAGTCTTGGTGCCGGAACAGGTTTTATTGGAAAAGTAGGAAATGATAAATTTGGCGATTTTTATCGCGAAAATCTTCTAAAAAATAATATTGAAGAGAAATTACTGACCGGAGATATGCCTTCAGGAGTAGCTTCAACTTTTATTTCGCCTGATGGAGAAAGAACTTTTGGTACTTACCTGGGAGCTGCCGCATCATTGAAAGCAGAAGATCTAACTATTGATCTTTTCAAAGGATATTCTTACCTGTTTATTGAAGGATATCTGGTACAGGATCATGAAATGATTCTTCATGCTATTAAACTGGCTAAAGAGGCCGGATTACAAATCTGTCTGGACCTTGCCAGCTACAATGTGGTAGAGAACGATCTTGAGTTCTTCACTTTATTAATCGATAAATATGTAGATATCGTATTTGCCAACGAAGAAGAAGCCAAATCTTTCACCGGTAAAGAACCTGAAGAAGCTTTAGATATCATTGCTAAAAAATGTAGCATCGCAATTGTAAAAATCGGGGCAAAAGGATCGTATATAAAGAAAGGAACCGAGGAAGTTCACGCAAAAGCTATCCAGGTAAATAATGTAGTAGACACAACAGGTGCAGGAGATTTCTTTGCTGCCGGATTCCTTTACGGACTTACCTGCGGATATGGACTTGAAAAGTGCGCCAACATTGGCTCTGTTTTATCTGGAAACGTTATTCAGGTAGTAGGAACAAATCTTCCAAAACAACAATGGGATGAAATAAAGTTAAATATTAACACAATTATTTCGCAGTAA
- a CDS encoding NUDIX domain-containing protein — protein MHPLSQFGFCPKCGSSHFEENNEKSKVCRQCGFVYYFNPSSATVAFILNEKNELLVCRRAKEPKKGTLDLPGGFIDMHETAEEGVTREVLEETNLKVDKATYLFTLPNIYIYSGFPVHTLDMFFLCEVKDSSSFDAKDDVADSFFLPLDKINSEEFGLDSVRKGFVRFRSSYTDIK, from the coding sequence ATGCATCCATTATCTCAGTTTGGCTTTTGTCCTAAATGCGGTTCTTCCCACTTTGAAGAGAACAATGAGAAGTCCAAGGTTTGCCGTCAGTGTGGTTTTGTCTACTATTTCAATCCATCTTCTGCCACTGTTGCTTTTATCCTGAATGAAAAGAATGAGTTGTTGGTATGTCGCCGGGCAAAGGAACCAAAGAAAGGTACACTTGATTTACCCGGAGGGTTTATTGATATGCACGAAACTGCTGAAGAGGGTGTAACAAGGGAAGTACTGGAAGAGACTAATCTGAAGGTAGATAAAGCAACTTACTTGTTTACTCTTCCCAATATTTATATTTATTCCGGTTTCCCGGTACATACACTGGATATGTTTTTTCTTTGTGAGGTAAAGGATAGCTCTTCCTTTGATGCAAAGGATGACGTAGCCGATTCTTTTTTTCTTCCTTTAGATAAAATCAATTCAGAAGAGTTTGGCCTGGATTCCGTAAGGAAAGGGTTTGTGAGGTTCAGATCATCCTATACTGATATAAAGTAG
- the purE gene encoding 5-(carboxyamino)imidazole ribonucleotide mutase has translation MTPVVSIIMGSTSDLPVMDKAAAFLNDMEVPFEINALSAHRTPEAVEEFSKNAKERGIQVIIAAAGMAAHLPGVIAASTTIPVIGVPIKSTLEGMDALLAIVQMPPGIPVATVGINGALNAAILAVQMIALSDKDLELKLAAYKEGLKKKIVKANEELKEVKYQFKTN, from the coding sequence ATGACTCCAGTAGTAAGTATTATTATGGGCAGTACCTCAGATCTGCCGGTTATGGATAAAGCAGCAGCTTTCCTGAATGATATGGAAGTGCCTTTTGAAATAAACGCATTATCTGCACACCGTACTCCCGAAGCCGTAGAAGAATTTTCAAAGAACGCAAAAGAGCGTGGAATTCAGGTTATTATTGCAGCCGCAGGTATGGCAGCCCATCTTCCGGGTGTTATTGCAGCGTCTACAACTATACCTGTGATTGGTGTTCCCATAAAGTCTACATTGGAGGGAATGGATGCCTTGTTGGCTATTGTTCAGATGCCTCCGGGAATTCCAGTTGCAACTGTGGGTATTAACGGTGCTCTTAACGCAGCAATTCTAGCCGTTCAGATGATCGCTCTTTCTGATAAGGATCTTGAATTGAAACTTGCAGCTTATAAAGAAGGCTTAAAGAAGAAAATTGTAAAAGCCAATGAAGAGCTGAAGGAAGTTAAGTATCAGTTTAAAACTAATTAA
- a CDS encoding Spi family protease inhibitor, whose product MKMTSFSKAVTLLCTTLLFACSEVDDLNLNNEFAKEREVSCQVEEETFVPLEKATKVASLFFSKLTRSDVITRSGSLSVETLSESGNPLMYVTNYPGGGFVIMGATKNYYPVLAYSDKGSFEVTDEIKGVSDWLEETKKAVKKSDTLNDTIRSTMQNLWHSYETADTLSSRAIRKARTRSSYSSGQIACWNKCDELQMQYGSEG is encoded by the coding sequence ATGAAAATGACATCATTTTCAAAAGCCGTAACTTTATTATGTACAACTTTGTTATTTGCATGTAGCGAAGTAGATGACTTGAATTTGAATAATGAATTTGCAAAAGAGCGAGAGGTTTCATGCCAAGTTGAAGAAGAAACATTTGTTCCCTTAGAGAAGGCTACGAAAGTTGCCAGCTTGTTTTTCAGCAAGCTAACCAGAAGTGATGTTATAACAAGAAGTGGAAGTCTTTCCGTTGAAACATTAAGCGAAAGCGGTAATCCTTTGATGTATGTCACAAATTATCCGGGTGGGGGATTTGTTATCATGGGGGCTACAAAAAATTATTATCCGGTTCTGGCCTATTCAGACAAGGGCTCTTTTGAGGTAACAGATGAAATAAAAGGTGTGTCTGACTGGTTGGAAGAAACGAAAAAGGCAGTCAAAAAAAGTGATACTCTGAATGATACAATAAGGTCTACAATGCAAAATCTCTGGCACAGTTACGAAACGGCAGACACTCTTTCGTCACGTGCAATCCGGAAAGCGCGAACCAGAAGTTCATACAGCAGCGGACAAATAGCTTGTTGGAACAAGTGTGACGAACTCCAGATGCAATATGGGAGCGAAGGTTGA
- a CDS encoding ATP-binding protein, whose amino-acid sequence MTIEYLKQLIANDEHRMLELKKSTGELKDGMHTACAFLNTDGGWLIFGITPSSLKILGQEVTDNTQREIAQALSGLEPAVNVRVEYVDVPDRPGCQVVAIYFEAFVWGRQPYTFHGCPYYKVESTTKVMPRDMFEERLKANKPQYYAWERQKADRVGISNLNEERIRGAIRLGVERGRMMESVMTEPLTKVLDKLQLLSGDTPNNAAAALFCTNIYEYPQFRLRMARFRGTDKNEFIDNQRAEGNFFDLLDAGMSFFFKHLSLSGKIVGFVREEYLEVPAEALREALINALCHRQYEKSNLTIGIAIYDDRIEIENPGILPPQLTPETIKQPHISYPYNPIMADVLFKTTFLENWGSGAQRIIDACKQQNVPEPEWRTQGGFVVVTFKRAIGSIEKQIVELSKDSSTTQVRPKYDPSTAQVTLLIIAMNDDFMTITDMMKACNLNSRKRFRENYVTPALDDGAIERKYPAQPNHPHQQYRLTKKALEWKNDPK is encoded by the coding sequence ATGACAATAGAATATTTAAAACAGCTCATAGCCAACGATGAGCATCGTATGTTGGAGCTAAAGAAGAGTACTGGCGAGTTGAAAGACGGAATGCATACCGCATGTGCTTTTCTGAATACAGATGGTGGTTGGCTGATATTCGGTATTACTCCAAGTTCTCTAAAAATTTTGGGACAAGAGGTAACGGACAATACGCAAAGAGAAATCGCTCAAGCCTTAAGCGGATTGGAGCCTGCTGTCAATGTACGAGTGGAATATGTTGATGTGCCTGATCGTCCCGGATGTCAAGTTGTGGCTATATACTTTGAAGCTTTTGTGTGGGGACGCCAGCCTTACACTTTTCATGGTTGCCCCTATTATAAGGTTGAAAGTACAACCAAAGTAATGCCTCGTGATATGTTCGAAGAGCGATTAAAGGCCAACAAACCTCAATATTATGCGTGGGAACGACAGAAGGCAGACAGAGTTGGCATTAGTAATTTGAACGAAGAACGCATCCGTGGAGCAATCCGCTTGGGGGTGGAACGAGGTCGAATGATGGAATCTGTTATGACAGAACCCCTTACAAAGGTGCTTGATAAGCTTCAACTACTAAGTGGAGATACTCCCAATAACGCAGCCGCAGCTCTTTTCTGTACAAACATCTATGAATATCCACAGTTCCGGTTGCGTATGGCACGCTTCCGTGGAACAGATAAGAATGAGTTTATCGACAATCAGCGAGCTGAGGGTAATTTCTTCGACTTGCTTGATGCTGGTATGTCATTCTTCTTCAAACATCTTTCTCTCAGCGGCAAGATTGTAGGTTTTGTGCGCGAGGAGTATTTGGAAGTTCCTGCCGAAGCATTGCGTGAGGCTCTTATCAATGCGCTTTGCCATCGTCAATATGAGAAATCCAATCTTACGATTGGTATTGCCATCTATGATGACCGAATTGAAATAGAGAACCCTGGCATATTGCCACCTCAACTAACCCCAGAGACAATAAAACAGCCGCATATCTCTTATCCCTACAATCCTATTATGGCTGATGTGCTTTTTAAAACTACATTCCTGGAAAACTGGGGCTCAGGTGCACAACGAATTATTGATGCGTGTAAGCAACAGAATGTACCAGAACCTGAGTGGAGAACGCAAGGAGGATTCGTAGTTGTGACGTTTAAAAGAGCAATTGGGAGTATTGAAAAACAAATCGTTGAACTGTCAAAGGATTCAAGTACAACCCAAGTACGACCCAAGTACGACCCAAGTACGGCCCAAGTTACCTTGTTAATTATAGCCATGAATGATGATTTTATGACAATCACAGACATGATGAAAGCATGTAACTTGAATAGCCGAAAGAGGTTTCGTGAAAACTATGTAACTCCAGCATTGGACGATGGGGCTATAGAGCGCAAATATCCTGCTCAACCCAATCACCCTCATCAGCAATATCGTTTGACGAAGAAGGCTTTAGAATGGAAGAATGACCCAAAGTAA